The following proteins come from a genomic window of Natrinema saccharevitans:
- a CDS encoding HalOD1 output domain-containing protein: protein MDQTHHIAADTDAVHERIVAGIAALEGVDPTALPPLFDAVDPDALTALFATTESGGRRSGHVGFTYAGHEVRIEFDERDDPVVTID, encoded by the coding sequence ATGGACCAGACCCATCATATAGCGGCCGATACTGACGCGGTACACGAACGGATCGTCGCCGGTATCGCGGCGCTCGAGGGAGTCGATCCGACGGCGTTACCCCCGCTTTTCGACGCGGTCGATCCCGATGCGCTCACGGCGCTTTTCGCGACCACCGAATCGGGCGGTCGCCGGTCCGGTCACGTCGGCTTCACGTACGCGGGCCACGAGGTCCGCATCGAGTTCGACGAACGCGACGACCCCGTCGTGACGATCGATTGA
- a CDS encoding MOSC domain-containing protein, protein MARLDRLTVYPVKGLDGIELEAAAVREGGTLAHDREFALFDADGEVVNGKRTDRVHDLETDYEPSTATLSVTAPDGDRRRFDLEADREAAAAWFGDFFDADLSLERDASLGFVDRREMGPSVISTATLETVASWFDGTTVDGVRRRLRANVEIGGVDPFWEDRFVGEDAPAFEVGDVRFEGVTPCGRCVVPQRDPDTGEPTDGFRQRFVEKREATFPDWADRDAFDHYYTLMIIARVPERDRGCTLTVGEPVETGRQ, encoded by the coding sequence ATGGCACGACTCGACCGGCTCACCGTGTATCCGGTGAAGGGACTGGACGGCATCGAACTCGAGGCGGCCGCGGTCCGCGAGGGAGGGACGCTCGCCCACGACAGGGAGTTCGCCCTGTTCGACGCCGACGGCGAGGTCGTAAACGGGAAGCGGACCGACCGCGTCCACGACCTCGAGACCGACTACGAGCCGTCGACGGCGACGCTGTCGGTGACGGCACCGGACGGCGATCGCCGGCGGTTCGACCTCGAGGCGGACCGCGAGGCCGCCGCGGCCTGGTTCGGCGACTTTTTCGATGCTGACCTGTCGCTCGAGCGCGACGCGTCGCTGGGGTTCGTCGACCGCCGCGAGATGGGGCCGTCGGTGATCAGCACGGCGACGCTCGAGACCGTCGCCTCGTGGTTCGACGGGACGACCGTCGACGGCGTCCGGCGGCGGCTCAGGGCCAACGTCGAGATCGGCGGCGTCGACCCCTTCTGGGAGGACCGGTTCGTCGGCGAGGACGCCCCGGCGTTCGAGGTCGGCGACGTTCGATTCGAGGGCGTCACGCCCTGTGGCCGCTGTGTCGTCCCCCAGCGCGATCCAGATACCGGCGAGCCGACCGACGGGTTCCGGCAGCGGTTCGTCGAAAAGCGCGAAGCGACGTTCCCCGACTGGGCTGACCGGGACGCGTTCGATCACTACTACACACTGATGATCATCGCGCGCGTTCCCGAGCGCGACCGCGGCTGCACCCTCACGGTCGGCGAGCCGGTCGAAACCGGTCGTCAGTGA
- a CDS encoding helix-turn-helix transcriptional regulator, giving the protein MSDRTDAAVETLEFVTRSPSRVRILERLDAEGTVSRDALSAEVGVVRTTLSRSLSALVDRGLVRERGNRYEITAAGSLVAEGVAAALERTDAAVRLRPVLERLDEEWLGVDPARLIDATVVEATTANPYAPVTRHAATLAEADRVRAVLPATGVEPLEASREAIADGAVFEVLLAEPVAESVRADPALTDAFATILDEPSVSVGIVDESVPFYLGVVDRTVQFGVHDDSGLPTALLESTDDRVRERALERFDALKRDATSFALES; this is encoded by the coding sequence ATGAGCGATCGGACGGACGCCGCGGTCGAGACGCTCGAGTTCGTGACCCGGTCGCCGAGCCGGGTCCGAATCCTCGAGCGCCTCGACGCCGAGGGGACGGTCTCGCGGGATGCGCTGTCGGCCGAGGTCGGCGTCGTGCGGACGACGCTGAGCCGGAGCCTGTCCGCGCTGGTCGACCGGGGGTTGGTTCGCGAACGGGGGAACCGCTACGAGATCACGGCGGCCGGCTCGCTGGTCGCCGAGGGGGTGGCCGCGGCGCTGGAACGGACCGACGCGGCGGTTCGCCTGCGGCCGGTCCTCGAGCGGCTCGACGAGGAGTGGCTCGGGGTCGATCCCGCCAGACTGATCGACGCGACGGTGGTCGAGGCCACGACGGCGAACCCGTACGCGCCGGTCACCCGCCACGCGGCGACGCTGGCAGAGGCCGATCGCGTGCGGGCGGTGTTGCCGGCGACCGGCGTCGAGCCCCTCGAGGCCTCGCGAGAGGCCATCGCGGACGGCGCGGTCTTCGAAGTGCTGCTGGCGGAACCGGTCGCGGAGAGCGTGCGGGCGGATCCGGCGCTGACCGACGCTTTCGCGACGATACTCGACGAACCGTCCGTCTCGGTGGGTATCGTCGACGAGAGCGTTCCGTTCTATCTCGGCGTCGTCGACCGGACCGTCCAGTTCGGCGTCCACGACGACAGCGGGCTCCCGACGGCACTGCTCGAGTCGACGGACGACCGCGTCAGGGAGCGGGCGCTCGAGCGGTTCGACGCCCTCAAGCGAGATGCGACGTCGTTCGCATTGGAGTCGTAG
- a CDS encoding DUF5795 family protein, which translates to MSENRVVQGRMVTAAKLAELIEGESVMEVDSIEEADEPCPDCGGNALKVVYMPSVTELVTGWKCQDCDWSETDRD; encoded by the coding sequence GTGAGCGAGAACCGCGTCGTTCAGGGGCGAATGGTAACGGCAGCAAAACTCGCCGAACTGATCGAGGGCGAGTCGGTGATGGAGGTCGACTCGATCGAGGAGGCCGACGAGCCGTGTCCGGACTGCGGGGGCAACGCGTTGAAGGTGGTGTACATGCCCTCCGTGACCGAACTCGTGACCGGCTGGAAGTGTCAGGACTGCGACTGGAGCGAGACGGACCGGGACTAG
- a CDS encoding UbiA family prenyltransferase: MTNPTATRRPSNWASSLATVARFLVHSNLFISLATVSVVVTTTRLADLPLEALPVFIVFAATMFVYTVNRFTDLAEDEQNVPRRAAFTKRYGRYWLPIGVGLYVVAVAVAVALGLPGARYLFLPLAVVLLYSVGGIKQVFLVKNLVVGFAWGAIPLGVGYYYGQVFAPEILFLAAYVTVMITIAAVIFDVKDIEGDRAEGIPTVPNLFGTARTRRLSLVATAAVALAVVGCVGGGVVPGEFLAVLAMNAYVCAYIPFATPDRGPLYYGFVVDGEHLFLAAVVLALEWLVW; this comes from the coding sequence GTGACGAACCCCACCGCGACCCGTCGCCCCTCGAATTGGGCGTCGTCGCTCGCTACCGTGGCCCGATTCCTGGTCCACAGTAACCTCTTTATCTCGCTGGCGACGGTCAGCGTCGTCGTCACGACGACCCGGCTCGCCGACCTGCCGCTCGAGGCGCTGCCGGTCTTTATCGTCTTCGCGGCGACGATGTTCGTCTACACGGTCAATCGGTTTACCGACCTCGCGGAGGACGAGCAGAACGTCCCGCGGCGCGCGGCGTTTACGAAGCGGTACGGCCGCTACTGGCTGCCGATCGGCGTCGGCCTCTACGTCGTCGCGGTCGCCGTCGCCGTCGCGCTCGGACTCCCGGGCGCGCGCTATCTGTTCCTCCCGCTCGCGGTGGTCCTGTTGTACTCCGTCGGCGGGATCAAGCAGGTCTTCCTCGTGAAGAACCTCGTCGTCGGGTTCGCGTGGGGCGCGATCCCGCTGGGCGTCGGCTACTACTACGGGCAGGTGTTCGCCCCCGAGATCCTGTTTCTGGCTGCCTACGTGACCGTCATGATCACGATCGCCGCGGTGATCTTCGACGTGAAAGACATCGAAGGCGACCGCGCCGAAGGGATCCCGACGGTGCCGAACCTGTTCGGGACGGCGCGGACGCGACGACTGTCGCTGGTGGCGACCGCGGCCGTCGCGCTGGCGGTCGTCGGCTGTGTCGGCGGCGGCGTCGTCCCCGGCGAGTTCCTCGCGGTCCTCGCGATGAACGCCTACGTCTGTGCGTACATCCCCTTCGCGACGCCCGATCGCGGGCCCCTCTACTACGGTTTCGTCGTCGACGGCGAACACCTCTTCCTCGCGGCCGTCGTCCTCGCCCTCGAGTGGTTGGTCTGGTGA
- the sucC gene encoding ADP-forming succinate--CoA ligase subunit beta has protein sequence MKLHEYQAKQVFADAGVPTPDSQLASDVDGVVAAAEEIGYPVAVKAQVQVGGRGKAGGIKLAEDEDEAREAADSILGMDLKGYHVDRVLVEEAVDFVNELYVGITMDRGEGEPVAMVSTKGGVNIEEVAEEDPEAIAREHIDPAFGMHPYQARKAVYDAGVDQSIARDVSSVLTTLYELWDEKDGSDAEINPLMVTSDNEVIAADAVMNIDEDALFRQPELAEMEEEAAGGDELEQKADEYGFDYVRLDGNVGIIGNGAGLVMTTLDLVDYYGGEPANFLDVGGGAKAARIANALDMVFSDDNVDSVVFNIFGGITRGDEVARGINEALEQFDEIPKPVVVRLAGTNWEEGMEILNEDLVTVDQTLEGAVQRAVEYADEVNEQ, from the coding sequence ATGAAATTACACGAGTACCAGGCGAAGCAGGTCTTCGCCGATGCCGGGGTACCGACGCCGGACTCGCAGCTCGCGTCCGACGTCGACGGCGTCGTCGCCGCGGCCGAGGAGATCGGCTATCCAGTCGCGGTCAAGGCGCAGGTGCAGGTCGGCGGCCGCGGGAAGGCCGGGGGAATCAAACTCGCCGAGGACGAGGACGAGGCCCGGGAAGCGGCCGACTCCATCCTCGGGATGGACCTGAAGGGCTACCACGTGGATCGGGTCCTCGTCGAGGAAGCGGTCGACTTCGTGAACGAACTCTACGTCGGGATCACGATGGACCGCGGCGAGGGCGAGCCCGTCGCGATGGTCTCGACCAAGGGCGGGGTCAACATCGAGGAGGTCGCCGAGGAAGATCCCGAGGCGATCGCCCGCGAACACATCGATCCCGCGTTCGGAATGCACCCCTACCAGGCCCGCAAGGCCGTCTACGACGCCGGCGTCGACCAGTCGATCGCGCGCGACGTCTCGAGCGTCCTGACGACGTTGTACGAACTCTGGGACGAGAAAGACGGCTCCGACGCCGAGATCAACCCGCTGATGGTCACCAGCGATAACGAGGTCATCGCGGCCGACGCCGTGATGAACATCGACGAGGACGCGCTGTTCCGCCAGCCCGAACTCGCCGAGATGGAAGAAGAGGCGGCCGGCGGCGACGAACTCGAGCAGAAAGCCGACGAGTACGGCTTCGACTACGTCCGGCTGGACGGTAACGTCGGCATCATCGGTAACGGTGCCGGGCTCGTGATGACGACGCTCGACTTGGTCGACTACTACGGCGGCGAACCCGCCAACTTCCTCGACGTGGGCGGCGGCGCGAAGGCCGCCCGCATCGCGAACGCGCTCGATATGGTCTTCTCCGACGACAACGTCGACTCGGTCGTCTTCAACATCTTCGGCGGCATCACGCGCGGCGACGAGGTCGCCCGCGGGATCAACGAGGCCCTGGAGCAGTTCGACGAGATCCCCAAGCCGGTCGTCGTCCGACTGGCCGGCACCAACTGGGAGGAAGGCATGGAGATTCTGAACGAGGACCTCGTGACGGTCGATCAGACCCTCGAGGGCGCGGTCCAGCGTGCTGTCGAATACGCTGACGAGGTGAACGAACAATGA
- the sucD gene encoding succinate--CoA ligase subunit alpha, producing the protein MSVLVDDDTRVVVQGITGGEGKFHAEQMMEYGTNVVAGAVPGKGGQEAAGVPVYDTVHEAVAEENADTSVIFVPPAFAGDAIFESLDADLDLAVAITEGIPTQDMARVNKRLSETDTRLIGPNCPGLITPGEAKLGILPGNIFAEGNVGLVSRSGTLTYQVVDSLTSRGIGQTTAIGIGGDPIIGTDFVDALELFENDPDTDAIVMCGEIGGEDEEEAAAFIGENVETPVAGFIAGRTAPPGKRMGHAGAIVSGSGTGTAESKISALNDAGVPVGDTPEEVADHIEGFLD; encoded by the coding sequence GTGAGCGTACTAGTCGACGACGACACGCGCGTCGTGGTACAGGGCATCACCGGCGGGGAGGGCAAGTTCCACGCCGAACAGATGATGGAGTACGGCACCAACGTCGTCGCTGGCGCGGTCCCCGGCAAGGGCGGGCAGGAGGCCGCGGGCGTCCCCGTCTACGACACGGTCCACGAAGCGGTTGCGGAGGAGAACGCCGACACCTCGGTCATCTTCGTCCCGCCGGCGTTCGCCGGCGACGCCATCTTCGAATCGCTCGACGCCGACCTCGATCTGGCGGTCGCGATCACGGAGGGCATCCCGACCCAGGACATGGCGCGGGTCAACAAGCGCCTCTCCGAGACCGACACCCGCCTGATCGGGCCGAACTGTCCCGGCCTCATCACCCCCGGCGAGGCCAAACTCGGCATTCTCCCCGGCAACATCTTCGCCGAGGGGAACGTCGGGCTGGTCTCTCGCTCGGGCACCCTGACCTACCAGGTCGTCGACAGTCTGACCTCTCGCGGCATCGGTCAGACGACCGCTATCGGCATCGGCGGCGACCCGATCATCGGGACCGACTTCGTCGACGCCCTCGAACTGTTCGAAAACGACCCCGACACCGACGCCATCGTCATGTGCGGCGAGATCGGCGGGGAAGACGAGGAAGAGGCGGCCGCGTTCATCGGCGAGAACGTCGAGACGCCGGTCGCTGGCTTCATTGCCGGCCGTACTGCGCCCCCGGGCAAACGGATGGGCCACGCCGGCGCGATCGTCTCCGGTTCCGGCACCGGGACCGCCGAGAGCAAGATCTCGGCGCTCAACGACGCCGGCGTCCCCGTCGGCGACACCCCCGAGGAAGTCGCCGACCACATCGAGGGCTTCCTCGACTAA
- a CDS encoding putative sodium/potassium/calcium exchanger — protein sequence MHDSTTDITPGEGAFEAGSSAADHLGGLEAAAESGDEHATGIDAVEDRTAADVFDQLRDDADAGGADDILADESPDDIIASADDPDPETEAVDDALLADEDELADLLLTGRSTDGEGEFHWVDPDDSGEPTAAADSESASDAESTSAWEADGTDLDDVFGDAVDDEDAESELDGTAEPGEVDDTADEPEAGAGAALEFDDASTDTETTTALEDESDDATPIESESPSDGDAAPETDDASSDADVEVSPADAETEDPLEDADADTATSERDDESGADADDAPDAVPSLGTDDRDASADGADGPTDDESTAGDDGSASDADGSSGLLSRLRSVLKGLF from the coding sequence ATGCACGATAGTACGACGGACATCACTCCGGGCGAGGGCGCGTTCGAGGCGGGCTCGAGCGCCGCCGACCACCTCGGGGGCCTCGAGGCGGCAGCCGAGTCGGGCGACGAACACGCGACCGGAATCGACGCCGTCGAGGACCGGACGGCGGCGGACGTCTTCGATCAGCTTCGGGACGACGCCGACGCGGGCGGGGCCGACGACATTCTCGCCGACGAGAGCCCGGACGATATTATCGCAAGCGCGGACGACCCCGATCCGGAGACGGAGGCGGTCGACGACGCGCTGCTGGCGGACGAGGACGAACTCGCGGACCTCCTGCTGACCGGCCGTTCGACCGACGGCGAGGGCGAGTTCCACTGGGTCGATCCCGACGATTCGGGGGAACCGACGGCGGCCGCCGATTCCGAGTCGGCGTCGGACGCGGAGTCGACATCGGCCTGGGAAGCCGACGGGACGGACCTCGACGACGTCTTCGGCGACGCGGTCGACGACGAGGACGCCGAGTCCGAACTCGACGGGACGGCCGAACCGGGAGAGGTCGACGACACGGCGGACGAGCCCGAGGCCGGGGCGGGGGCGGCCCTCGAGTTCGACGACGCGTCGACCGACACGGAGACGACCACGGCCCTCGAGGACGAATCCGACGACGCGACGCCGATCGAATCCGAATCGCCGTCCGACGGCGACGCGGCGCCCGAAACTGACGACGCGAGTTCGGACGCCGACGTCGAGGTGTCGCCGGCGGACGCCGAGACCGAGGACCCCCTCGAGGACGCTGACGCCGACACCGCCACGAGCGAGCGCGACGACGAGAGCGGTGCCGACGCCGACGACGCGCCCGACGCGGTCCCCTCCCTCGGGACCGACGACCGCGACGCGTCCGCGGACGGGGCCGACGGTCCCACGGACGACGAGTCCACGGCCGGGGACGACGGATCCGCGTCGGATGCCGACGGCTCGAGCGGACTGCTCTCCCGGCTCCGGTCGGTGCTGAAGGGGTTGTTCTGA
- a CDS encoding haloalkane dehalogenase: MVVSITEEHFEDVPDFDYEPQYVDIGELDMAYVETGGSEGNGDAEETFLCLHGEPTWSFLYRKLMPTLAERGRVVVPDLIGCGRSDRYEDRDDYTVEMHYDALRTFVEELELTNITLVCQDWGGLLGLALAAEQSERFARLVPMNTGLPDGTQEMTDTWHAFAEMVATAEDLDIGELVANGCYRDLSEDVIDAYRAPFPDERYMAGARTFPGLVPQSPDDPGADLFADARDRLAQWEKPAFVLFAKEDPITADNRDPLRELLPTASDQPDVWIDEAAHFLQEDAGEEIADRIVDFVDRT, translated from the coding sequence ATGGTTGTTAGTATCACTGAGGAGCACTTCGAGGACGTTCCGGACTTCGACTACGAACCGCAGTACGTCGATATCGGCGAGTTGGACATGGCGTACGTGGAAACGGGCGGTAGCGAGGGCAACGGCGACGCCGAGGAGACGTTCCTCTGTCTGCACGGCGAGCCGACCTGGTCGTTTCTCTACCGCAAACTGATGCCGACGCTGGCCGAGCGCGGCCGCGTCGTCGTCCCCGACCTGATCGGCTGTGGCCGCTCGGATCGGTACGAGGACCGCGACGACTACACCGTCGAGATGCACTACGACGCGCTCCGGACGTTCGTCGAGGAACTCGAGTTGACGAATATCACGCTGGTCTGTCAGGACTGGGGCGGGCTGCTCGGCCTCGCGCTCGCCGCCGAGCAGTCCGAGCGGTTCGCCCGCCTCGTGCCGATGAACACCGGCCTCCCCGACGGGACCCAGGAGATGACAGACACCTGGCACGCGTTCGCCGAGATGGTCGCCACCGCCGAGGACCTCGATATCGGCGAACTGGTCGCGAACGGCTGTTATCGGGACCTCTCCGAGGACGTGATCGACGCCTACCGCGCGCCGTTCCCCGACGAGCGATACATGGCCGGCGCGCGGACGTTCCCCGGCCTCGTCCCGCAATCGCCCGACGATCCCGGTGCCGATCTGTTCGCCGATGCACGGGACCGACTCGCGCAGTGGGAGAAACCCGCGTTCGTCCTGTTCGCGAAGGAAGACCCGATCACCGCCGACAACCGCGATCCGCTGCGCGAGTTGCTCCCGACCGCGAGCGACCAGCCCGACGTCTGGATCGACGAGGCGGCTCACTTCCTGCAGGAAGACGCCGGCGAGGAGATCGCCGACCGCATCGTCGACTTCGTCGACCGGACCTGA
- the bioB gene encoding biotin synthase BioB, with translation MVYETGNETVDDALERVMAGERLDRTDGVALMAQPVDALAEAGAAVRDHFGDGTVDACSIVNAKAGNCAEDCGFCAQSVHFDTGIDTYGFLGPEKILEAAKRAERDGAQRFGIVVAEKGVSKEHRPEEWAEVLESIRLVRDECDLEVDASLGILTEEEAAILAEEGINHYNHNIETSPNYFPEIVDSHSFEDRVKTLEVAKEAGMDLCAGVILGMGETPTDRVEAAIALQEIGISSLPVNVLNPVAGTPLAEQGVDITTEEIVKTVAVYKLLHPDSRVRLTGGREVNLAPEEQHLPLEAGADGLLTGDYLTTEGQSPGDDIEIIERAGLEPNTDTNEFDPEAVKARHGEAAESSTETASTGAEPSDD, from the coding sequence GTGGTTTACGAGACTGGCAACGAGACGGTCGACGACGCGCTCGAGCGGGTCATGGCCGGCGAACGACTCGATCGGACCGACGGGGTCGCGCTGATGGCCCAACCGGTCGACGCGCTCGCCGAGGCCGGTGCCGCCGTGCGGGATCACTTCGGCGACGGCACGGTCGACGCCTGCTCGATCGTCAACGCGAAGGCGGGCAACTGCGCGGAGGACTGTGGCTTCTGCGCGCAGTCGGTTCACTTCGACACCGGCATCGACACCTACGGCTTCCTCGGGCCCGAGAAGATCCTCGAGGCGGCCAAACGGGCCGAACGCGACGGTGCCCAGCGCTTCGGCATCGTCGTCGCCGAGAAGGGGGTCTCGAAGGAACACCGCCCCGAGGAGTGGGCGGAGGTCCTCGAGTCGATCCGCCTCGTCCGCGACGAGTGCGATCTCGAGGTCGACGCCTCGCTTGGCATTCTGACCGAAGAGGAGGCCGCGATCCTCGCCGAGGAGGGGATCAACCACTACAATCACAACATCGAGACCTCCCCGAACTACTTCCCGGAGATCGTCGATTCCCACAGCTTCGAGGATCGCGTGAAGACCCTCGAGGTCGCCAAGGAGGCCGGGATGGACCTCTGTGCGGGCGTGATCCTCGGGATGGGCGAGACGCCGACCGACAGGGTCGAGGCCGCGATCGCCTTACAGGAGATCGGGATCTCCTCGCTGCCGGTCAACGTCCTCAACCCGGTCGCGGGGACGCCGCTGGCCGAGCAGGGGGTCGACATCACCACCGAAGAGATCGTCAAGACGGTCGCGGTGTACAAGCTGCTCCACCCCGACTCGCGGGTCCGCCTGACCGGCGGCCGCGAAGTCAACTTAGCGCCCGAAGAGCAACACCTGCCGCTGGAAGCCGGTGCGGACGGCCTCCTCACCGGCGACTACCTGACGACCGAGGGGCAATCCCCCGGCGACGACATCGAGATCATCGAACGCGCCGGACTCGAGCCCAACACGGACACGAACGAGTTCGACCCCGAGGCGGTCAAGGCCCGACACGGCGAGGCGGCGGAATCGTCGACCGAGACGGCGAGTACCGGCGCGGAACCGAGCGACGACTGA
- a CDS encoding transcriptional regulator, translating to MDEITFAVLGTGGIGRRALEVSQHKDALTPVVACDRHGVAVDFDGLDVDELLAATEGNIDNEVATDGGPAAATAAGGVKQHGEQQGVVASSQARPSEEPIQEIIDRGDRIDAVLLALPNYEHDFIPRTADRFAEGGYSGVMIDVLKRSRVIDMLDDRSEEFEDAGITFVCGAGATPGLLTGAAALAAQSFVEVTDVDIHWGVGLKSGYEDNRGTVREDIAHLPEYDIETARDLSEAEIEAIIDDHDGVIEFEDMEHADDVLLERAGVCDAEDVTVGGILDVRNDEKPTTTTVRVTGRTFDGETATNTFQLGDETSMEANVNGPALGYLKTGVRRNRAGEYGVFGPADLMPGF from the coding sequence ATGGACGAAATCACGTTTGCGGTACTCGGAACCGGAGGCATCGGCCGACGAGCGCTCGAAGTGAGCCAGCACAAGGACGCGCTGACGCCCGTCGTGGCGTGTGACCGCCACGGCGTCGCCGTCGACTTCGACGGCCTCGACGTCGACGAGTTGCTCGCGGCGACGGAGGGCAATATAGACAACGAGGTGGCGACGGACGGCGGCCCGGCCGCGGCGACGGCCGCGGGCGGCGTCAAACAACACGGCGAGCAGCAGGGCGTCGTCGCCTCGAGTCAGGCCCGTCCGAGCGAGGAGCCCATTCAGGAGATCATCGACCGCGGCGACCGGATCGACGCCGTGTTGCTCGCGCTCCCGAACTACGAACACGACTTCATTCCCCGAACCGCCGACCGCTTCGCCGAGGGCGGGTATTCGGGCGTGATGATCGACGTCCTCAAGCGCTCTCGCGTGATCGACATGCTCGACGACCGCAGCGAGGAATTCGAGGACGCCGGTATCACCTTCGTCTGCGGTGCGGGCGCGACGCCCGGGCTCCTGACCGGCGCGGCCGCGCTGGCCGCCCAGTCGTTCGTCGAAGTCACCGACGTCGACATCCACTGGGGCGTCGGCCTCAAATCGGGGTACGAGGACAACCGCGGCACCGTCCGCGAGGACATCGCGCACCTCCCCGAGTACGACATCGAGACCGCCCGCGACCTCTCCGAGGCGGAGATCGAGGCGATCATCGACGACCACGACGGCGTCATCGAGTTCGAGGACATGGAACACGCCGACGACGTCCTCCTCGAGCGCGCCGGCGTCTGTGACGCCGAAGACGTCACGGTGGGCGGGATCCTCGACGTGCGCAACGACGAGAAGCCGACGACGACGACGGTCCGCGTGACCGGTCGCACCTTCGACGGCGAGACGGCGACGAACACCTTCCAGTTGGGCGACGAGACGAGCATGGAGGCCAACGTCAACGGTCCGGCGCTGGGGTACCTGAAAACGGGCGTCCGACGCAACCGCGCCGGCGAGTACGGCGTCTTCGGGCCGGCGGATCTGATGCCCGGCTTCTGA
- a CDS encoding aminotransferase class I/II-fold pyridoxal phosphate-dependent enzyme, which translates to MADRGFDLEGRLTALEEHDLKRALSPVDRVAERGYFAEPSGGDLPVLDSAEALVFASNNYLGLTDDQRVQDAARQAAATVGTGAGASRLVTGDTLVHRDLERQLAETKGTERALAFSSGYAANVGTIAALEPDVVFSDDLNHASIVDGCRLADAETVVYDHCDAASLRATLEERAERATREGREPADESWLIVTDSVFSMDGTVAPLSAICDAAEEYGAWVMVDEAHATGLYADGGGVVQAEGLEDRVQIQLGTLSKALASQGGYVAGSSELIECLCNDARSFVFSTGLAPPAAAAASEALHVARHGDARERLWENVAHLRDGLESMGFEVWGDSQILPVVVGDRRDAIALADGVRERDVVAPAIRPPTVPEGTSRIRVAPMATHDRDDVIACLEAFQAAGQEVGLL; encoded by the coding sequence ATGGCCGACCGCGGGTTCGATCTCGAGGGACGACTCACCGCCCTCGAGGAACACGATCTGAAGCGCGCCCTCTCGCCCGTCGACCGGGTCGCCGAGCGGGGCTACTTCGCCGAGCCCTCGGGCGGCGATCTTCCCGTCCTCGATAGCGCAGAGGCGCTGGTCTTCGCGTCGAACAACTATCTGGGGCTGACCGACGATCAGCGGGTTCAGGATGCGGCCCGACAGGCGGCCGCGACCGTCGGTACCGGAGCCGGCGCGAGCCGGCTCGTCACCGGCGACACGCTGGTTCACCGCGATCTGGAACGCCAGCTCGCCGAGACCAAAGGGACCGAGCGCGCGCTGGCCTTCTCGTCGGGCTATGCCGCCAACGTCGGGACGATCGCCGCCCTCGAGCCGGACGTCGTCTTCTCCGACGACCTGAACCACGCCAGTATCGTCGACGGCTGCCGGCTCGCCGACGCCGAGACGGTCGTCTACGACCACTGCGACGCCGCGAGCCTGCGAGCGACCCTCGAGGAACGGGCCGAGCGTGCGACCCGCGAGGGCCGGGAGCCGGCCGACGAGTCGTGGCTGATCGTCACCGATTCGGTGTTCAGCATGGACGGCACCGTCGCGCCGCTGTCGGCGATCTGTGACGCCGCCGAAGAATACGGCGCGTGGGTGATGGTCGACGAGGCCCACGCGACCGGCCTCTACGCCGACGGCGGCGGCGTCGTCCAGGCCGAGGGGCTCGAGGACCGCGTCCAGATCCAGCTGGGGACGCTTTCGAAGGCGCTGGCGAGTCAGGGTGGCTACGTCGCCGGGAGTTCGGAGCTGATCGAATGTCTGTGCAACGATGCGCGCTCGTTCGTCTTCTCGACCGGACTCGCGCCGCCGGCCGCCGCGGCCGCCAGCGAGGCGCTCCACGTCGCCCGCCACGGCGACGCGCGCGAGCGACTCTGGGAGAACGTCGCCCACCTCCGGGACGGCCTCGAGTCGATGGGGTTCGAGGTCTGGGGCGACTCCCAGATCCTCCCGGTGGTCGTCGGCGACCGGCGGGACGCGATCGCCCTCGCCGACGGGGTCCGGGAACGCGACGTCGTCGCGCCGGCGATCCGCCCGCCGACGGTGCCCGAGGGGACCAGTCGGATCCGCGTCGCCCCGATGGCCACGCACGACCGCGACGACGTCATCGCCTGTCTCGAGGCCTTTCAGGCCGCAGGTCAGGAGGTGGGGCTGCTGTGA